One Tachyglossus aculeatus isolate mTacAcu1 chromosome 18, mTacAcu1.pri, whole genome shotgun sequence DNA segment encodes these proteins:
- the LOC119940065 gene encoding olfactory receptor 10A7-like: MKEGNQSHVTEFILLGFSNIREFQVILFMIFLVIYLIALIGNSLLVLVSSVDPGLQTPMYFFLRSLSLMDIGYTTVIIPKMLTNFLSKNQSISFGGCAAQMYFSFFFGPSECLILTTMAYDRHAAICDPLHYSLIMNRRLCLQLALASWLSGIPVATVQTTMMFTLPFCGPNVINHFFCDGPPLLELVCTATFAFEVYSLTATVIVLMFPFGVIIVSYVRILVTILKMSSAEGRRKAFSTCSSHLIVVSLFFGAASLIYFRVKSSYSPESKKLLSLSYTVFTPMLNPLIYSLRNQEVKGALKRILGKRNIFPRTGRL; encoded by the coding sequence ATgaaggaaggcaatcagtcacatgtgactgaattcattcttttgggtttctcGAATATCCGTGAATTTCAGGTTAtcctgtttatgattttccttgtgatatacctaatagctttgataggaaactccctcttagtgttggtctccTCAGTGGATCCTGGccttcaaacccccatgtactttttcctcaggagtctgtcccttatggatattggctacaccactgtcatcattcccaaaatgctcaccaatttcctgtccaagaatcaaagtatttcctttggtggatgtgcagcccagatgtatttctctttctttttcggCCCCTCAGAGTGTTTGATCCTGACAacgatggcttatgacagacatGCAGCCATCTGTGACCCACTCCACTATTCTCTCATTATGAACCGGAGACTGtgtctgcagctggccctggcttcctggctatcAGGGATTCCCGTGGCAACAGTACAGACTACAATGATGTTTACACTGCCGTTTTGTGGGCCAaatgtaattaaccatttcttctgtgatggccCTCCTCTCTTAGAGCTGGTGTGCACAGCCACCTTTGCTTTTGAGGTATACAGTTTAACAGCTACTGTTATCGTCCTGATGTTCCCCTTTGGAGTGATCATTGTATCTTACGTCCGCATCCTcgtcaccatcctgaagatgtcctccGCCGAGGGCCgtcgcaaagccttctccacctgctcgtcCCATCTCATTGTGGTCTCACTATTCTTCGGGGCTGCGAGTTTGATCTATTTTCGAGTCAAATCctcctactctcctgagagcaagaagctgctttctctctcctatacagtcttcactcccatgctaaatcccctgatctacagtctgaggaatcaagaggtgaaaggtgccctGAAGAGAATACTAGGTAAAAGAAATATTTTCCCAAGAACTGGGAGGCTCTGA